From the genome of Vicia villosa cultivar HV-30 ecotype Madison, WI linkage group LG2, Vvil1.0, whole genome shotgun sequence, one region includes:
- the LOC131652054 gene encoding CDK5RAP1-like protein encodes MMASALSAIINQPHTAQRFKLHSPSSFTTLTFFKHKFKPSSPRPLHLITTSRTFSVSNKSEEPSLRHFIARASLTASQLQPHVVADTEVSSTGRIYHETYGCQMNVNDMEIVLSIMQNAGYNEIVTVPENAEIIFINTCAIRENAELKVWQRLNYFWFLKRNWKANVATGRSQSLRPPKVVVLGCMAERLKEKILDADKMVDVVCGPDAYRDLPRLLEEVEYGQKGINTLLSLEETYADINPVRVSKNSISAFVSIMRGCNNMCSFCIVPFTRGRERSRPVDSIVREVAELWKEGVKEVTLLGQNVNSYNDASVVEKEAESGSNWKLSEGFSSISKVRTTGLRFADLLDRLSLEFPEMRFRFTSPHPKDFPDELLYLMRERHNICKLIHLPAQSGSSKMIERMRRGYTREAYLSLVQKIRNIIPDVALSSDFICGFCGETEEDHSDTLSLVKEVGYDMAYMFAYSMREKTHAHRNYVNDVPEETKQRRLTELIETFRESTGKCYDEQVGTTQLVLVEGPNKRAPDTELIGKSDKGHRVLFVNLPISDREDVNTKRNPVVGDYVEVRITRSSRASLFGDALAITKLSSFYNNLEKEAVACSM; translated from the exons ATGATGGCTTCCGCTTTATCCGCTATCATCAACCAACCTCACACTGCTCAACGCTTCAAGCTTCATTCTCCATCTTCGTTCACCACTCTCACATTCTTCAAACACAAATTCAAACCTTCATCTCCGCGTCCTCTTCATCTCATCACTACTTCTAGAACTTTCTCAGTTTCCAACAAATCGGAAGAACCCTCGCTTCGTCACTTCATCGCTCGAGCTTCTCTCACCGCTTCTCAACTTCAACCACA TGTTGTGGCGGATACTGAAGTATCTTCAACTGGTAGAATCTATCATGAGACCTATGGATGTCAAATGAATGTTAATGATATGGAGATTGTTCTATCTATAATGCAAAATGCTGGCTATAATGAAATTGTGACTGTTCCGGAGAATGCGGAGATAATATTCATTAACACTTGTGCTATAAGAGAAAATGCAGAACTCAAAGTGTGGCAGAGGCTTAATTACTTTTGGTTTCTTAAGAGGAATTGGAAGGCCAATGTTGCTACGGGGAGGTCGCAGTCTTTGCGTCCTCCGAAGGTGGTTGTTTTGGGATGTATGGCAGAGAGGTTAAAGGAGAAGATACTTGATGCGGATAAAATGGTTGATGTTGTATGCGGGCCGGATGCGTATAGGGATTTGCCGAGGTTGTTGGAGGAAGTTGAGTATGGACAGAAAGGGATTAATACTCTTCTTTCGCTTGAGGAGACTTATGCTGATATTAATCCGGTTAGGGTTTCTAAGAATTCGATTAGTGCTTTTGTTTCGATTATGAGGGGGTGTAACAATATGTGTTCATTTTGTATTGTACCTTTTACGAGAGGCAGAGAGCGGTCACGTCCTGTGGATTCCATTGTGAGAGAGGTGGCGGAGCTTTGGAAAGAGGGTGTGAAAGAAGTGACGCTTCTTGGGCAGAATGTGAACAGCTATAATGATGCATCTGTGGTTGAAAAAGAGGCTGAATCAGGGTCTAATTGGAAACTTAGTGAAGGATTTTCCAGCATATCGAAAGTCAGAACCACAGGCTTAAGGTTTGCTGATCTGTTGGATAGACTCTCGTTGGAATTTCCTGAAATGCGATTCAGATTCACATCTCCGCACCCTAAAGATTTTCCGGATGAACTGCTTTATCTGATGCGTGAAAGACATAATATATGCAAATTGATACATTTACCTGCACAATCAGGAAGTAGCAAAATGATTGAGAGAATGAGGCGTGGATATACTCGAGAGGCTTACTTGAGTCTCGTGCAAAAAATTCGAAATATTATTCCAGATGTGGCCCTGAGTAGTGATTTCATTTGTG GTTTTTGTGGAGAAACAGAGGAGGATCATTCTGACACATTGAGTCTTGTAAAAGAAGTTGGTTATGATATGGCATACATGTTTGCTTATAGTATGAGAGAGAAAACTCATGCCCACAGAAACTATGTCAATGATGTTCCCGAGGAAACTAAGCAGAGGAGGCTAACTGAACTTATTGAGACTTTCCGTGAGAGCACAGGAAAGTGTTACGACGAGCAGGTTGGAACTACACAGCTTGTGTTAGTTGAAGGACCGAACAAAAGAGCTCCAGATACTGAACTTATAGGTAAGAGTGACAAGGGCCATCGGGTATTATTTGTCAATCTGCCAATCTCAGACAGGGAAGATGTTAATACAAAGAGAAATCCTGTGGTTGGCGATTATGTTGAAGTCCGGATAACAAGATCTTCAAGGGCATCGCTCTTTGGCGATGCACTTGCTATTACTAAATTGAGTTCATTTTACAATAATCTGGAAAAAGAAGCTGTTGCCTGCAGCATGTAA